tcagtacacagccttgaggggaactggtGCTGAGTATGATGGTGGAGGaatggtgggggccaagtttcatgggctgtgggcggtttgtgaggaagtccttgatccactggcagatgggggtggagatgcccagatgtcagTTTCTAGAttaggatctccgggatgatgtggttgaatgctgagctgaagtccaggaagagcatcctcacatagctcccctggtgctccaggtggctcagcgcagtgtggaaagctgtggtgatagcatcctctgtggtgcggtttgccctgtaggcaaactgttgaggatccagagtgggaggcagacaggctctgatgtgctgagagaccaatctttcaaagcacttcatgaccacaggcataagtgcaacaggtctgtagtcatttatgctcttcactgctgacttctttgggagtggaatgatggtggaggatttgaggcagagtggaatgatggcctgcgacagggacaggttgaagatgcaggtgaaaactccagccagttggtcagcacatgcTTTCAGTACCTTggcaggtacaccatcggggccgaccgccttcctggggttcaccgccttcagcgcacatctcacttcatgttcctgaagtgttagcgtgctagtgctggatggtggtgggtgtggagttgctgctggtctgtctgctttgaagcgggcaaagaagcggtttagctcctctgccagtgaggCGTTAGGCATCAGAATTACTTATTAtcaattactcaattaatcgatACAATACTccattccaaaaatatttgatagctgcagccctaaaaaGGAGTGATATTGAGAAGCAGAAAAGATGTGAAAAGAGCCACAGAAGCCAATGACTCCTTCAAGTCTTTTGCTTCACAAACAGTCCCAGAATGTAGATGTGATGAGACTGAGTCCTGCTTTGTTATTAGCATCATAATTTAAGATGGAGGGAGTTCAGTGCAACACCAGAATGTTAATCATACAAAaaggagaacagatgtgtcttttGTCTGGATTTGAATGACTCCACAGAATTGGAGTGTTTTATCTCAGCAGACTGACTGTGTGCGCTTAATGTGCTCAAGACATACCCAGATGGCCTCAGTGACACTTTCAGGTTGTAGGCTGTCAAATGGTGTCAGGGAGAGTTGTTTCAAAGGTACAACAGCTACACATTCACCAAAGAAAAACTGAGCTCAAGAATTTTGATGCAACAGACCAATCAAAAAGCAACGTCGTTTTACCTAAATAATATTCTGTGACTTGCTGCGTGCTTACTGGATGCTGGAAAGATTGGAAATTAGATGTGCTTGTGCAGAAACAGTTTTTACACAGAAATGTACGAAATCAGTTGAGAAAAGTGTGATTTTCTAATTACCCCCCACccaccacacactcacacagaaaagCCCAAACTAAACTGTTGAAAACGCAGTCACACGCCACATACAGCAGTTGCACATGTGTGCACAACAGGCAGTATTTCAGAGTGGCCCCTCTATCTTTTCACATCATTAGTGCCTTTTATTCTACATGATTCCATACTGTGACTGTCATTTGAGCATGAGTTAGGGCACAATCATTTTTTGTATGTGCGTGTCCAGCCGTCACTCagcagtagcacaatacataaaaaaataaaaatacttacatcaCCATCAACTGGAATTATAATCCAGATTAATCAGAGCTCCATGTGAATAAAATTGAACCTTGTCAACTCCATAGTGGCACagacagcagtcatgtgactgtttCCATACGTGCATTACTGTAACAACAATGTGACTTATTATGGGAGTCACAAAACTGATCTCATCATTTATTCTACAGTGCAGTGAAAAAGTTAGtgcacccttgagcttttacatttgAATCGTCTATGTGGGCAAATATgacatcaaaataacaaaacaaaaaaatctggtgttttgtgtgtgtgtgtgtgtgtgtgtgtgtgtgtgtgtgtgtgtgtgtgtgtgtgtgtgtgtgtgtgtatatatatatatatatatatatatacgaggtctgttagaaaactatccgaccttttaatttaaaaaaaaaaactatatggttttgaatcatgtacgcttgcatcagccaagcttgaaccttcgtgcgcatgtgtgagttttttcacgcctgtcggttgcgtcattcgcctgtgggcaggctttgagtgagcactggtccaccccccacgtcggattttcattgtcaggacaaCGGCTGAGCGAttagagcagcgctgaatcaaatttttccagaaactgtgtgagacatccAGGTGGAaagcattcggaagattcagacggctttcggtgaagatactctgggcgtcacacatattaaggatcattacaacctgattaaagacggcccacagtggcgcaggGCGCGCagcactccgagcggccatcaacaggctgaaacgaccagatcatttccaaagtgaaggctgtgttgatccgggacgtcatctgactaccagagaaattatgGAAGAggcggacatcagcacttttgcggcacattccactgttacaggagattttgtaatgaaagacgtgcagaggaattcgcgcgtcgggacggagccgctcatggcgcacaacaaaaagcacgtccgtgttggaagtctcacaggacaagttgtgacatgcccagctgttatgcaatttcttggatactcactcgactgaaaagccaccgaaagccgtctgaatcttccgaatggtttccaacacggacgtgcccacaggcgaatgacgcaaccgacaggcgtgaaaaaactcacgcatgcgcacgaaggttcaagcttggctgatgcaagtgcacatgattcaaatccatatagtttttaaaaaaaaataaaaaggtcggatagttttctaacagacctcgtgtgtgtgtgtgtgtatatatacactcaacaaaaatataaacgcaacactttcggttttgctcccattttgtatgagatgaactcaaagatctaaaacttttttccacatacacaatatcaccatttccctcaaatattgttcacaaaccagtctaaatctgtgatagtgagcacttctcctttgctgagataatccatcccacctcacaggtgtaccatatcaggatgggggggggggggggtgttagtgttgtactctttaatcatgatcgttactgagtttttaaaatgcttattgcaaagcgttcgtttttttttttttttttttacatcatgcaagttttataagtccgtggacactgatctgtgtgttacagatacaaatcagtttcctcagatccgcggagtttcgaggagaataaatgccactcaaagcgtagctgttacgacaattgtcgtaaagcgggactggttggttgctgcggtgacactgtgtggctcctgtgcaaagcttagctaaacgtagcatgtggacatcgcacacttttagaactttaaagtttttaaaagaagaattttgcagcatgtctgtgtcacggagcaacatgagacagagcgaagatggcgagaaagacagttTGAAAAAGTATTATCAcacttttcaaaccgtctttctcgacAAGAGTCTGTGGAATTGttactggcttcatgaacacacctgatagATAAACGGAAAaagtgaactggtaagaattttttcctctctctggaagataaacattgtgctgttcaaacaggatttcagaaaagattatgtgcctttttttttcattcattaatctagactttctttcatttaaaaaaagacattgtggctttgtatgaatttaggctacatgaatttacacaacaatgtaaattagtttttattaatgtagacttttttcatgggaaaaaagacactgtggcttttgagtggatttacaggaatttacacaagaatgtgtggcttttttactatgttcattcggctgctcgcggttttgttcggggtcgccacagcagatacaaccagatccgcattggtaattggcacaagtttcacgccgGGTGTAGggtagtcacaattattacaatattcaccaatcgcgattatttttcatattcgcgattacccagaattatttattttatccacaaagcatacaatgactcgctcactcactctgtttcgctctcgtcttaaggcaggacaataacatggaggctgaggagcgatccgtcctgctgtttggataagacggccgattaaaactgtGGCCGTCTTCTTcgaagccgtctaaaatgcggagtttaccgaaggagctgtgtgtgtgtgtgtgtgtgtgtgtgtgtgtgtgtgtgtgtgtgtgtgtgtgtgtgtgtgtgtgtgtgtgtgtgtgtgtgtgtgtgcgcatgcgtgcggagtcaacaggctgcgagggaggggtgggggagggagattcctgaatggaggcacaaCACGTTAGTctcctgagaaccatcagtgcacagcgagcgcggagcagagagaggattttaaccagagtaaacaaaaaaccaaaacgtggagctgcctttacttctctctgaacttgcTCTCCCGGTATGATTCTGCTGTtaacgtcctgttcacaccatgtgcgcgtggtatactgaatttatgagatcatgagatgaaataaacggtcagatatctttaaaaacatatttaaaaaatgagaatatgttcagacgcacagatcacaaaaagcaggtgagaactctgaactttaacagctgttattttccaaaggtatttatttgttcaatcttgagcttaatgtcatgtttaagcacaaaacgtgactgatgaggaaaaacaatttcagaaatgcaacagaaacaaccacaaatcagaaaaagttgggactgtatgtaaaatgaagattaaaaataaaaatgttgcattattcccagtttctccactcacaaaagccaaacattcttccagagttgtgtaattatactatgatagtagaatataaagaagggaaaaaagaaaaaaaaaatagacaatatattcgtcaatcgcagttatttgtctgacaattaatcgtctccagaaattcctaatcgtgacaaccctagccggatgctcttcctgacgcaactccagttttacctggagaaacacacacagctgctggtgttccaaagaggtctcccatccaagtactaaccagatcctgctctgcttagcttctgagatctgtatgttactgatattttaccatgatttttaaaatattctacaatctttagctgtggtttttgacatggtttaacagtcttttcagtcatcatgaatttcatgtagtttaattgttctgagttaatgcataatttggtttacaattaaaaggaaaatcataccgtgtcctacttccacgtcatattctgttatttcaacatgatcattgacggttcaaatgaaaggttgaatctaggatcatttaaatatgcactaattttgagatttgttctaccaggagatgaaaatttaatttggtttcgggggtcccacaaggccctagaccccggctttaTAAGAACACCACAGACAAATGCCTGAGGCGTGGTTTGAACCCACAACCTCTGGTTGTGAGTCGGGGTCTAACAATACGTAGATCCATCTTTAGCAAGGTATTTACAGTCTTCAGTGATCCATTATAATCAatgcaaagtgaaaacatcaATTCATATAATGCTGTCTTTATTTTGAAATTCCCACAGCACATCAGAGTCCACATTTCTGTCCATGTGTTCCTTTTTCCTAAACATTCATTCTGTGGATGCGGCCTATGTCCAGGCACATAATGGACACCTGATATCATCTTATTGATCGCGGGGTCCTGAATTGAGTCATGGCAGATTTTGTGATATTAGTAGAACATATTGTGTTGTTGACCAAAGAGCTGATATAAAATTATGTTGTGTAACCTGGTTCACAGTGTTAATTATTAGGTGACAGCACTGTCATAGCACCACCAGTGAAAACTCACAGCATGTGTCACAAAAACTCCTTTTTCTCATTTTTCATTCAGGTCAAAATTACACATCTGTAGAGTTGGCTTGGACTCCTAGAGAGTTTATTCAGCACTTACATGATCAGCTTTCAGAAAGGTGTAACACAGAACGTACTAAAATAATGCTTCTTAATTGAAAATTAACTCTGCAATATCAGATTTTAAcacttcagtttttgctgtgtTTGTCAGTGGGAGGGATTTGGAGACTGATAAACGATCAGACATCATTTGTATTGATTACGTAATCATTCAACTTACTGAAAGTCTCAGTTATTTTTGTTCAAACAAGCTCAACTAGTCACAGTTGCTGCTCTTTTTTTCCTTAAGTGTTTcatgaaaagtttattttttctCCCTGAGGACAGCGACTCTGCTTTTGGTGTGTTCTTGAGTGGTGAATCTCTCCCTCACAGCATGTATTATTTGTACCCTAGGTGTGCCAGTCTCAGCAGGGCCCAGCAGACACGGCTGCATGCAGATCTCACTGCGTACCTCATGGAAAACTGCCAGGGGGAAGTGTgcgtgctgtctgctgtggactggGTGAAAGACAACCTGCAGCTCTTCATTAACAAGAGCTCATCAGCTGCAGCGCCTTCAAAGAAAGAGCCTGCGTCTCCGCGGCCACACCAAGTCTTCAGCCGACTTTGGATCTACAGCCACCACATCTACAACAAGACAAAGAGGAAGAATATTTTGGAGTGGTCCAAGGAGCTGGGCCTGTCAGGATTTAGCATGCCTGGTAAACCTGGCATTGTGTGTGTGGAAGGCCCTCAAATCGCCTGCGAGGAGTTCTGGTCCAGGTATCATGAGAGTCGTCGTTTTCTGTATCTGATATCACTGCAAACAGACTGCAGAATGGGCTCACGTTTCTTACTTTTCCAAACTTTTTCTTTGCCTCAGAGTGAAGGTTCTGACATGGAAGAAGATCATGATTCGACACAGAGAGGATATTCCCCTGGATGGACAGGGTGACGAAAAGATGGAGTCACTGCGTAAATTCACAGGCTTTGAAGAGGCAATGTTTGATCCCCATGGGAACAGAGGTAATCACATGGACCTTGGACAGTTGTATAAATTCTTAAATGAAAAAGGTTGTTGTGATGTCTTTCAGATGTATTTTGGCATTGAAGGGAGATAGAAGTCAGACCATGTGCAGGGATGCCAGGTCCACTCAGGGCtgctattcattcatttataagctgattaaaaattttgagtttcattagtgtgtgtgtgtgtgtgtgtttgtgtggggggtggggggggggtgtcttttaTTTTTGGCTTTATCTCGGCATTcaaataatgaataaaatttacttaagttTCCAAATATTGCTGGTTGAGAGAAATGGGCTCTCTccgtgcatacacacacatacacatacacacacacacacacacacaccctttccCATGTGATGAAGCCACTTTCACAccaggcttgcatacagttgcgttgtgatgcGTATGGAGTACGCTGGAAAATTGCACATATTTTACGTAGTCACTGTGTAGGCTGGTTTGTGATGCCGCATGATTGCATTCCTAGTCTTGCTTAGAGTTGCATATGGTTGCTAACTGTATGCTTACCGCCATAGTCTTCGCCgctatttttctgcctctcacagtccactACTGcctacttttttctttgtttgtttggcaTTGTGGAATTGCGCTCCGTTCTCAGAACGGTTCATgaaaagcaaacggcactcaCATTTTCCGACGTACAGCGGGACACAAGCTGCTGTCTCGTCAGGGCTCggaacatcagatcacaaagttcagagtccgttgtgtgtccctcccccccaaaaaatatatatatattgccatttaaactcacagaCATCTTTAAACATCATGTGTCAGCATGCGAGAGAGAGACGCAGACAGCGTACTGTCTTAGGTCCTGAAAATAGAGCTGATCACAGACAGCGCTGTCTCTGCTCTGCTCTTTTTTGCTTTTGTTCTCTGGATTTCGAAAGAAATTCAgtttatgaattgaaagaatgtaaccatGTTTTCTGATTATCAGATTACTGAAGTGCATATGGATGCATCCCTGCCGTAGGCTCATGCACACGCAATGACTTGTTCAGCCAGTTCAGTCAGCTGTTTTAAGTACGCACAGGCACTACGGGCTGAGTTTCACCACACACTCACACGCCCGTTCAATCATCTCTTTTAAGCACACACAGGCGCTGCGGGCATGGATCATTTCACTACACACTTGCGCGCAGGTTAgattaaacatgtttcattttttctgcatccagtgctctacacagaaaaaattaaacatgtttaatttcttgcgtCCACCTTGcgtagccctcagcatactgccgcgtaggggagcaaaaactcagcgtagagctgcttaaactcagcATAGAGCTGCTTAACTCTGTGTACTTGGTATGCAGCAATACGCAACTCTACGGTGGCCccggtgtgacaggggctttactcAACACTACGTCAACGTAAATCCAAGATATTTGAAATTCAGATTCATCTCCCAGCACTCCTCATTGAATTCAGAGAGTGACTGGGTCAAATCAGGGAGCTTTAAAATGTCAGAGTACTTGCAGAGCTGCCCCACTATTCCACAATAGCAATTCACCAGGAGCTACTAGTCTTTCAGGACAAATCTCTTATTTACAGTAGCTGTCAGGATCTATTGGTCCACTGCAGTCCCCAATGACTAACAACAACCCCTCACTGTACACAGTGCAAAGGCAAACAAGCCACATATTTAATGCTAGCATAGACTGAGACAAAGACACTACGTACAATGGCAGaaatagattttaaaaattaaatCTGCACAAAAGTAGAGTACTCTGTTTTCAGAGTATTGAAAGAGAtgattattcattcattaatttctatacctgcttgttccaattaagggtcacagaggagctggagcctatgccagcggTCATcgggcgagaggcggggtacacccttgaCAGGATCACAGGGCTGACCTGTATAGGCAGACAAACCTCATTCACACagatggtcaatttagagtcaccaagtcACCTAACCTGCCCAATGGGTGcttacccttaattggaataagcgggtatagaaagtgcatgaatgaataaaatatgtGGACACTGTTTCAGGAGGACAAAGTGAATACATAAATGTGTCACATTTACTCAAAAAATTGTCTTGTTAATATTGATACTGTGCTTCATTATAAAGCATTTGCCTTTTAAATTGTATCCATAAGCCAAAACAGGGATTTTAAATTACAGGGAATTTTTGGATTTGTTTGCTGGAGTGACTGATTTAAAttatgaacccccccccccccccaaaaaaaaaaaaaaaaacaattttttttttaaaatataaaataaaaaaatgagaatTTTGGAAAGGGATGGCGGAAGTAAATATATGTCaccctgtccatctgtccatcagtCCATGAATCTTAAAAATGCAACTTTCCTTGAGGTTGTTAGTGTATTTCAATGAAACGCACAGTGGAAGCACACAACATATGAAAATGTGCATTAAAGAAGTAATTCTAGTCTGTCATTTTCAGTGGGAGATAATtggacatttgtgtttattgatgCTTCATGATACTGACTTAGTAACTGCAACCCCCCCTTAAATCAgtctatgcatttcaaataaacttCACACAATGGTAACAAAACATATGTCAATGTGCATAGAGGAAAATAATTAAACTCTGACATCTTCAACAACAGATTTTATATAAGTGCAGAAATACCATTGGTTAGAAAGCATAATGCAGAagattaaacaataaataaatgcaattgGTTATAATACATGACAAAATAAAAGAATCCActgttgtttttgtcatttttatggaCAATTTATATTGAGAAAGACTTCCTAATCCAAGTCATCAGAGATAAAATATGCATGGAGACAAACATTCTGTATAATGTACTTTTAATAATTATGTGATTGTAAGACTGATGTAATATCTACTCAAGGTTGGGCGTTGAAGAAAACTGTGTAAAACATTTTTAGGGGTGGGAAATATATATTCCTGTGTATTTTTATGTGCGGGCTTTTCAATACACAGGTTTACCAGTTTGTTATTTCAGCACAAATGACTGATGCATAGTACATGCAAGTAATGAGTCTGGCAGAGTGGGGTATTGTCGTTTTACATTTTGGTTGTGCACATATAAAtggaaaaatgtaaaataaattgtTATTGTTGACGTTTGTTAAAATTGGGCTTCttttaaagttgttttttttcttttgtgtgtttgagCCCCTCACACACAGGTATATTCACTTCTTTCTCATGGAAAATTACTCACACAAGCCCACATTCCCACAcccctaacaacaacaacaacaaaaacaattggaATGTTTTCCACCTTTATGCACATCCACTCCTAAGTTTTTAATTATGTTCCAGGTTAGGCACTAGGCCTCTATACAGGTCACGGTGTTATCAAAGCATCAGAATAATTTGTTCCGTATTTGTACCGGTAATCCTGCCCCCATATTTTTAATATATCCATGCTGGAGGTGCTGTTGTGTGCAGCAGCAGTGTTGTGTTTGCTTGCTGTGTCTCACAGTGCGATgggaatgaaacaaacaaaagcacTACACCCGCGGTGAATCTTAGAAACATTTTTGTGCTTTCATTTCTTTCAAATAACACTCAAATTCTGTGCGCGTCATCTGGCTGTGTTAGCACGgcgcagacccccccccccccccccccgcccccaaaaaatgcacacaaactgtttTTGAGGATGGTACATATTTGCCTGTGAAAATCCACGGAATTCTGATGATTTCACCGTGGGAGGGTCCTGTTTTACTCTGCCAATGGTCTGTAATCGTGATTGTCACCAAGTTTGGAAAACGGCTATTGCAAAGGattcttttttttacgacatcatacaAGTTTTATAAATCGGTGGAATTCCATGGAGGAAAATGCGTATCTCAAAGCATTCTATATTTTTGACATTGTACAAGTTTTATTGACGACATGTCGTAAAGTGGTATTGGTTGTTTGCTACGGCGAGGCTGTCGTCTGTATCGTTCCCTAATTGCTTCTGTTTGTTGTGTTCTGTCTTGTGTCTAATTAAAGACGCTATTCTTAAGGGCCTCTTcatacatagtatgaatgtggtcgaattgtacatgaaatgcgcatgaagcaggaatcgtatgcaatacgtgtaaaatcgaagtttcctccaatgccttgtacacctgttgttaGAGCTAtttacgcacaccagcggctgaaagacaaagtgtgcactgtgagagtccATTTGATCCTTCTCGCGGcacgtgtcggccaaattccaggtcacacacacgaacacagctcgtttggcacttagtgcgaatggccacacattttctattagCATGAAAGTaagaaacagtcagcagacaatcacttt
The sequence above is drawn from the Thalassophryne amazonica chromosome 4, fThaAma1.1, whole genome shotgun sequence genome and encodes:
- the rwdd2b gene encoding RWD domain-containing protein 2B, which codes for MSRLEWAECQLAELELLCSMFPSQEELQISDQLAVAELRSFVEGSAHTPASRPQFVIKQNLHPAATEKVDVTVSCAFPSEYPSVLPEITVRCASLSRAQQTRLHADLTAYLMENCQGEVCVLSAVDWVKDNLQLFINKSSSAAAPSKKEPASPRPHQVFSRLWIYSHHIYNKTKRKNILEWSKELGLSGFSMPGKPGIVCVEGPQIACEEFWSRVKVLTWKKIMIRHREDIPLDGQGDEKMESLRKFTGFEEAMFDPHGNRGNHMDLGQLYKFLNEKGCCDVFQMYFGIEGR